CTCATGTGATCTCTACTTTACTTGTCAATGTTGCGGGATCGAATCCCACAACAAAAAAAGAAATCACCGGCATTTCCAAACCAATCACTGGTGGTGGGTTTCGGGATATGTCGAGGATTGCCGGATCCAATCCGGATATGTGGATTTCGATTTTTAAAGAAAACCAAGTTTTTTTACGAAAGTCGATTGATGATTTGATCAAACAACTCTTAGAATTTCGGGAACTATTTGGTTCCAATGGTTCTTTTGAGGAAGATAAAATTCGTAAAATTTGGGAATTGGCTCTGGTCAATAAAGAAGAAATTCGAAAGATACATGAAGTTTCTAAAAAACATAAATAAGTTAAGCGGCTGTAAGGCGGCTATTCTCACCAACCAAAGTGCATTTGGTTTTAATGGAAAGTACCACTTCCAAACCTATGCGGAGATTTTTGATCTTAAAACTATCTTTTTACCTGAACATGGGCTTTTTGCTGAATTACAAGACCAGGTCAGTGGGGATGAACTCAAATATCTTTTTGGAGATATGCAGATTATAAATCTCTATGGAAAAGAAGAGAAGAGTCTTGTTCCTCCCAGAGAAAGTCTGACAGGAGTGGATGTCATCATCATTGATATCAAAGATGTGGGATCTCGTTATTATACTTTTTTAACCACGGCCTATTATATTCTTTTGGAAATCTCTCGTTTAAAAAAAGAAACGGGTAAAGCTCCGATTTTTTTAGTAATCGATTCACCGAATCCCATTGGCAAAAAAGTAGAAGGGACACCCCTCCAAAAAGAATTTGAATCCTTTGTAGGTGTCACTTCTGTATTACATCGGCATGGGCTTACCCCCGGGGGATTATTATCATATTATAATGAAACCTTCCACTTAAAAGTGGATGTGGTGGTGGTTCCTGTGGGAGTTTTCCATCCAAAGTCTATTTCTCAATTTGAATGGGTTCCACCATCTCCGAATATTCCCACACAAAGTACTTGTTTGGTGTATCCAGGGATGTGTCTTTTGGAAGGAACCAATCTTTCCGAAGGAAGAGGGACAACAAAACCCTTTGAAACTTTTGGAGCTCCCTATTTAGTCGGTAAAGCAAAAGAAGAATTGGACAAAAGAATGGACTCACACCAGTCCGATGATTTTCGTTTGCGGGGTTTACGTTTTTTGCCAACCTTTCATAAATACACTGGAACGATTTGTGAAGGTTACCAACTTATGGTATTAAAACCAAAACAGTTTCATTCTCTTTATTTTATTTTGTATTTTCTAAAACAACTCGGTGAATTATTTCCCAAAGAATTCGAATACTTAAAAGGAGTGTACGAGTTTCGTTCAGACAGGCCAGCGATTGAACTTCT
This genomic stretch from Leptospira congkakensis harbors:
- a CDS encoding DUF1343 domain-containing protein is translated as MKFLKNINKLSGCKAAILTNQSAFGFNGKYHFQTYAEIFDLKTIFLPEHGLFAELQDQVSGDELKYLFGDMQIINLYGKEEKSLVPPRESLTGVDVIIIDIKDVGSRYYTFLTTAYYILLEISRLKKETGKAPIFLVIDSPNPIGKKVEGTPLQKEFESFVGVTSVLHRHGLTPGGLLSYYNETFHLKVDVVVVPVGVFHPKSISQFEWVPPSPNIPTQSTCLVYPGMCLLEGTNLSEGRGTTKPFETFGAPYLVGKAKEELDKRMDSHQSDDFRLRGLRFLPTFHKYTGTICEGYQLMVLKPKQFHSLYFILYFLKQLGELFPKEFEYLKGVYEFRSDRPAIELLAGDSVLLDYLYGKLSESALSEYLDQSESSWTRLTKPYRY